From Oreochromis niloticus isolate F11D_XX linkage group LG1, O_niloticus_UMD_NMBU, whole genome shotgun sequence, a single genomic window includes:
- the LOC100709568 gene encoding calcium and integrin-binding family member 2 encodes MGNKQTTFTEEQLEAYQDCTFFTRKEILRLHARYRELAPHLVPLDYTNNPDIKVPMTLIITMPELKENPFRERIVETFSEDGQGNLSFNDFIDMFSALCEASPRELKTIYAFKIYDFNRDNFICKEDLEKTLNKLTKGELTPEEVTLVCDKAIEEADLDGDNKLSFADFENMISKAPDFLSNFHIRI; translated from the exons ATGGGCAACAAGCAGACAACCTTCACCGAGGAGCAGCTGGAGGCGTATCAG GACTGCACCTTCTTCACCCGGAAGGAAATCCTGCG GTTACACGCTCGATATCGTGAGCTGGCGCCACATTTAGTGCCACTGGACTACACCAACAACCCCGACATCAAAGTCCCTATGACGCTCATCATCACGATGCCTGAGCTGAAG GAAAACCCGTTTAGAGAGAGAATCGTGGAGACGTTCTCCGAGGACGGACAGGGGAACCTGAGCTTCAACGACTTCATTGATATGTTTTCTGCCCTCTGCGAAGCTTCACCTAGAGAGCTCAAGACCATTTACGCCTTCAAGATATACG ACTTTAACAGGGACAACTTCATCTGTAAGGAGGACCTGGAGAAGACCCTGAACAAGCTGACCAAAGGGGAGCTGACGCCCGAGGAGGTCACGTTGGTGTGTGACAAAGCCATCGAGGAGGCCGACCTCGATGGAGACAACAAGCTCTCATTCGCCGACTTTGAGAACATGATCTCCAAGGCTCCTGACTTTCTGAG CAACTTCCACATACGAATATGA